ATCTCCTTTTTATAACGATAATATAATGATTGTAAATAATAAATAATAGACATCTTATAGGCATCCTCAATATCTACAGATGATAATCTCTCTAACAATTCATCTTCAATAAAGCCAAAATTATGCCATTTGATTCCTGTTTCCAAAATTAACGCATCTACATTATTGTCAGTAATTTTCTTTATTTTTTCAATACAATCTAGTGCACTGACATAATCTTCAAATGGAAATTGTAATTCAGTTAAACTTAATTTTATCCACCACTGTATATCTAATGGATTATTTACCAATTCCATTTTTATGATTTCTTCAGCTTTTTGCACGTTATTTTCTTGAATTGCTATCTTTAAATCCATATGAGCCTCCTTTAGTGGTAAATTGTATTTCCCATATCTCTTGTTGACCAACCTTTAAACATATCAAAATTAATGATTTGACCATCCTTTACAAATATCCTGATTTCTGCTTTCATACCATCAATATATGTTTTTATTTGTGTTGTACCTTCTTTTATAAGACTGTCTGAATCTAATTTTTTCAAAATATTTATTCCTTTATTCATAATATCATCTTGACTCGTACCTAAATCCATAATGCCGCAGACACAGGTATTCTTTGCCTCCAGCACCTGGTTCCTGGCGTTGTAGGTATATGCGCTCTCGCTGCCGTCCGCACGCACTACACGGGTCAGACGGTTTAACGGGTCGTACTCATAGGCGGTCGCCCGTCCATCACGGTCGGTCAGTTTGGTGATGTTGTCGTTTTTGTCATATTCATAGCTCACTTCCCCGCCGTCCGGATAACGGATGGCTGCCAGGTTGTCCGCTCCGTCGTAGAAATATTGGCTGTCATTGGCAAAGTCCGGGGCTCCGCCTCGGACTTTGTCTGAAATCTAATCAAGTATACTTTTTTCACTCTAATTCATTATAGAGCCTTGTAAGTATTTCCAACACTTTCTTGCATTGATTTTCCGGTCGATAACAAAATAACACTTCCTCCAACTGATTATCTACCTGCCTGATTAATTGCTTTCTTTCATTATCATCAACTTCATTTTCCGCAAAGTAGTTTAATTTACTTTGTATGGTTGGAA
This portion of the Clostridium sp. AN503 genome encodes:
- a CDS encoding RHS repeat domain-containing protein, producing MSDKVRGGAPDFANDSQYFYDGADNLAAIRYPDGGEVSYEYDKNDNITKLTDRDGRATAYEYDPLNRLTRVVRADGSESAYTYNARNQVLEAKNTCVCGIMDLGTSQDDIMNKGINILKKLDSDSLIKEGTTQIKTYIDGMKAEIRIFVKDGQIINFDMFKGWSTRDMGNTIYH